GCGCGTCCGGTCCGCTCTACGGCACGCTCCTCATCGAGATGGGCAAGGCCGCGCCGGAAGGTCGCGCCGTCACGCTGAGCGACCTTGCCCATATGGTCGAGCAGGGCGTCGCCGGGCTCAAGCGGCGCGGCAAGTCCGATCGGGGCCAGAAGACGATGCTCGACGTGCTCTGTCCCGTCGCCGACGAAATCGCGTTCGCGGCGACGGCCGGCGACGTGGACGATCTGCCGTCGCGCGTGCGCGAAGCCGCGGCCGACGGCCTCGAGGCGACACGGCCGATGCAGGCGACACGCGGTCGCGCGTCCTATCTGGGCGAACGCAGTATAGACCATCTCGATCCCGGCGCGGCTTCGAGCCAGTTGCTGATCGAGGCCGTGATCGCGGTGCTGGAGGAGGCGCCATGACCCGACCCGTCGGCCTGATGATTCTCTCCCATTCCGCCCAGGTGGCGGAGGGCACGGCGGGCATGGTCAGCCAGATGATCGGCGAGGACGTGCCTCTCGCCTGGTCCGGCGGCGACGCCGAGGGCGGCCTCGGGTCGGACCTCGCAGCCATCATCGCC
Above is a genomic segment from Geminicoccaceae bacterium SCSIO 64248 containing:
- the dhaL gene encoding dihydroxyacetone kinase subunit DhaL produces the protein MDITPELLGRLIDRSASAVQAHASHLTRLDQAIGDGDHGSNLARGFVDLSARQGELTSLPLGEALRKMGMALVMKVGGASGPLYGTLLIEMGKAAPEGRAVTLSDLAHMVEQGVAGLKRRGKSDRGQKTMLDVLCPVADEIAFAATAGDVDDLPSRVREAAADGLEATRPMQATRGRASYLGERSIDHLDPGAASSQLLIEAVIAVLEEAP